In Peptostreptococcaceae bacterium, the following proteins share a genomic window:
- a CDS encoding (2Fe-2S)-binding protein → MSQCDCCQSEIISLRLEDRSCPVCGKRGEPVSLLTVRSLVKNPSDVKLSDYYICKTHDCDVIYFGDGSKILKDQLKVPVWFKKDAQPVILCYCSNITDKDILKAMMELKTNDIEKILNYNGSRKPCECEKNNPTGKCCYNVIRNFISEAEKNMQ, encoded by the coding sequence ATGAGCCAATGCGATTGCTGTCAGTCTGAAATAATAAGTTTGCGTTTGGAGGACAGAAGTTGTCCTGTTTGCGGGAAAAGAGGAGAACCTGTATCCCTTTTAACAGTCAGGAGCCTGGTGAAAAACCCTAGTGATGTGAAACTTTCAGATTATTATATTTGCAAAACCCATGATTGTGACGTAATATATTTTGGCGATGGATCCAAGATACTAAAGGATCAGCTAAAAGTCCCGGTTTGGTTTAAAAAGGATGCACAGCCTGTCATACTCTGTTATTGCTCGAATATCACAGACAAGGATATTTTGAAGGCCATGATGGAATTGAAAACCAATGATATCGAAAAGATTCTTAACTATAATGGGTCGAGAAAACCTTGCGAGTGCGAAAAAAACAATCCCACTGGAAAATGCTGCTACAATGTCATTAGGAACTTTATTAGCGAGGCCGAGAAAAATATGCAGTGA
- a CDS encoding flavodoxin family protein yields the protein MKVVAINGSPNKEGNTYYALRIVADELEKEGIETEIIHIGNRVIRGCTACGQCGKNKDEKCVFGQDGVNECVQKMKEADGMLLGSPVHYAAVAGTMKSFLDRAFYVASKNGGLFRHKVGASVVAVRRSGGLPAFNQLNNYINYAEMIVPTSNYWNVIHGTAPGDALKDEEGLQIMRVLGKNMAWTMKVLKSGKKNIIEPEKEGKTYMSFIR from the coding sequence ATGAAAGTAGTTGCAATTAATGGCAGCCCCAATAAAGAAGGTAACACCTACTATGCGCTAAGAATCGTTGCTGATGAGCTGGAGAAGGAAGGCATTGAAACTGAAATTATCCATATTGGAAACCGCGTTATTAGAGGGTGTACGGCTTGCGGGCAATGCGGCAAAAACAAGGACGAGAAATGCGTTTTTGGCCAAGACGGTGTAAACGAATGTGTGCAGAAAATGAAGGAAGCGGATGGAATGCTTTTGGGCTCTCCGGTACATTATGCAGCAGTTGCTGGGACGATGAAATCGTTCTTGGATAGGGCTTTTTATGTAGCAAGCAAAAATGGAGGGCTTTTCAGACACAAGGTTGGGGCATCGGTAGTCGCAGTAAGGCGCTCCGGTGGGCTTCCGGCATTCAATCAGCTGAATAATTACATCAATTATGCTGAAATGATTGTACCGACCTCGAATTATTGGAATGTTATCCACGGTACTGCGCCGGGAGATGCACTTAAGGACGAAGAGGGCCTACAGATCATGAGAGTATTGGGTAAAAACATGGCGTGGACAATGAAAGTCTTGAAGAGTGGCAAGAAAAACATTATAGAGCCTGAAAAAGAAGGTAAAACATATATGAGTTTTATAAGATAG
- a CDS encoding FlxA-like family protein: protein MKKTNILIVVLLVFSLFKNYGMASDIEQLRNQINNMSNSMSNEIMNISSSVYQAADEMKKQALWVRESEIEVAKANDDYSDFEADLTFTINEKKNGEELYIIATSEDGGKSERIEIPESEGMTYSLQLELADDNYSFELMGTDEAGSRTEKLAGINLKGIANRMVEIDGRVPSIKFSHDPDIGTIDFYVTLLSVHPKVLGELSGLARDIDFKSIEADVYVGETKVDTIDLLSGKGYEKKNIEEITNEIPATPEFAGEETNLYQFVGTYMLEGEACSDYLQAQESGDRYAREKSEVFFLIRATDNKGNVYRGVFPDHFYQLDGDEIKFRM from the coding sequence ATGAAAAAAACAAATATTTTGATTGTTGTACTGCTGGTTTTTTCTTTATTTAAAAATTACGGGATGGCTTCGGATATCGAGCAGCTCAGGAATCAAATTAACAACATGAGCAACTCTATGTCAAACGAAATAATGAACATAAGCTCAAGCGTTTACCAGGCTGCGGATGAAATGAAGAAGCAGGCTCTTTGGGTGAGGGAGTCGGAAATAGAGGTCGCGAAAGCAAACGACGATTATTCTGATTTCGAAGCCGATCTGACATTTACGATCAATGAAAAGAAGAATGGGGAAGAACTTTACATCATTGCAACATCAGAGGATGGTGGCAAAAGCGAAAGAATCGAAATACCTGAAAGCGAAGGAATGACATATAGCCTGCAGCTTGAGCTTGCGGATGATAATTATTCATTCGAGCTTATGGGAACTGACGAAGCGGGCTCAAGGACCGAGAAACTCGCAGGGATTAATTTAAAAGGAATAGCAAATAGGATGGTCGAGATAGATGGAAGGGTGCCAAGCATTAAGTTTAGCCATGATCCCGACATAGGCACAATCGATTTCTATGTTACTCTTTTGTCTGTTCACCCCAAGGTGCTGGGTGAATTGTCAGGCCTAGCAAGGGATATCGATTTTAAAAGCATAGAGGCGGACGTTTACGTAGGAGAGACCAAGGTTGATACGATAGACCTCTTAAGCGGCAAGGGCTATGAGAAAAAGAATATTGAAGAAATAACGAATGAAATACCGGCGACGCCTGAGTTCGCCGGTGAAGAAACAAATTTGTACCAGTTTGTCGGAACTTACATGTTGGAGGGAGAAGCCTGTAGCGATTATTTGCAAGCTCAGGAGTCAGGAGATAGATATGCGCGAGAAAAAAGCGAGGTGTTTTTCCTGATCCGAGCTACGGATAATAAGGGAAATGTATACAGGGGAGTGTTCCCTGACCATTTCTATCAGCTTGATGGAGATGAAATAAAATTCAGAATGTAA
- a CDS encoding calcium/sodium antiporter — MDIILHELFTQWSTLLLFLVIAISLALLSKGADILVEEAVSLSVRWGIPKMIIGATIVSLGTTLPEATVSVLAAVKGNPDLALGNAIGSIIADTGLIIGISALLGRLPVDKSVVNHQGKLQLLAGFLLAVVALPIFSRTGNGNISQMVGGIFILLLISYIIISIRWSRTAHGAMEQLKADEEVSLPMVLIKLFIGVVLVVVSSQILISSVEITAIRIGIPQGIIAATLVAFGTSLPELVTCVTAVRKGHGEIAIGNVVGADILNVLFVIGSAAIVTKGGLDVPVVFYKLQIPAMLVILTTFRLFTSRAKEGEEINKIEGMILFGMYIIYLALNYFML; from the coding sequence ATGGATATAATATTACATGAATTATTCACCCAGTGGTCTACTTTGCTTCTGTTTTTAGTCATAGCGATTTCACTTGCGCTGCTGAGTAAAGGTGCCGATATATTGGTAGAAGAAGCGGTCAGCCTGTCTGTTCGTTGGGGAATACCAAAGATGATAATTGGAGCGACGATAGTATCCCTAGGAACAACATTGCCGGAGGCTACAGTATCGGTTTTAGCGGCTGTTAAAGGGAATCCCGACTTGGCACTTGGTAATGCGATAGGTTCAATCATAGCCGACACAGGATTGATAATAGGCATATCGGCATTGCTTGGGAGGCTTCCTGTTGATAAGAGCGTTGTAAATCATCAGGGGAAATTGCAACTTTTGGCAGGGTTTCTACTGGCAGTCGTTGCATTGCCGATTTTTTCCAGAACGGGAAATGGAAATATAAGTCAGATGGTTGGCGGAATTTTTATTTTGCTGTTGATTTCATATATTATTATTTCAATTCGTTGGTCACGGACGGCCCATGGAGCTATGGAACAATTGAAAGCTGATGAAGAAGTCTCATTGCCGATGGTGCTCATAAAACTTTTCATTGGAGTGGTATTGGTTGTTGTTTCTTCTCAAATACTTATTTCATCTGTTGAGATAACGGCAATAAGAATTGGTATACCGCAGGGTATAATTGCTGCTACCCTGGTTGCCTTTGGGACAAGCCTTCCGGAATTGGTAACTTGCGTTACTGCAGTCAGGAAAGGCCATGGCGAAATCGCCATAGGCAACGTTGTAGGAGCGGACATCTTGAATGTCCTTTTTGTTATAGGAAGTGCCGCCATTGTTACCAAGGGCGGACTTGATGTTCCGGTTGTTTTTTATAAGCTGCAGATTCCGGCAATGCTTGTAATATTAACTACCTTTAGGCTATTTACTAGTAGAGCTAAAGAAGGCGAGGAAATTAACAAAATTGAGGGTATGATCCTTTTCGGAATGTATATAATATATCTTGCATTAAATTATTTTATGCTATGA
- the pheA gene encoding prephenate dehydratase: MKNPVVPILRIKQIGHIGGKGSYSHEAAKQYFPEDFFTSFDHFENVFKALENKTIDYGVVPIENSSTGGIRDVYDLLIKCKLHIVGEVYVNIEHHLLGLPGASRKDIQMVCSHPQGLMQSSEFIRINDYETKLCKDTDSAAAFIKENGNPSFAAIASASAGRIHNLNVIEKSISNFSHNTTRFFVLSSKPMTPCENGLTSLVFTTRHEPGCLYSALKHLSDYGINMLRIESRPMENRPWEYYFFVDIEGSTKDSKVQSALAHLEKHTLFFRILGSYINGKIEIESCG; encoded by the coding sequence ATGAAAAACCCAGTCGTCCCAATCCTTCGCATCAAACAGATAGGCCATATTGGCGGAAAAGGTTCCTACAGTCACGAGGCTGCAAAACAATACTTCCCCGAAGATTTTTTCACTTCCTTTGACCATTTTGAAAATGTATTCAAGGCACTTGAAAATAAAACCATCGACTACGGCGTTGTCCCAATTGAAAATTCTTCGACCGGCGGAATCCGTGATGTATACGACCTTCTCATTAAGTGCAAACTTCACATAGTCGGCGAGGTTTATGTTAATATAGAACACCATCTGCTTGGACTTCCCGGTGCATCCCGAAAAGATATTCAAATGGTATGCTCTCACCCCCAAGGGCTCATGCAATCTTCCGAATTCATACGCATAAACGACTATGAAACGAAGCTATGCAAAGATACCGATTCTGCCGCCGCTTTCATCAAAGAAAATGGCAACCCATCTTTTGCCGCTATCGCTTCCGCATCAGCTGGTCGGATACATAATCTCAATGTCATCGAAAAAAGCATAAGCAATTTCAGCCACAACACAACGCGTTTTTTCGTTCTAAGCTCCAAGCCGATGACTCCATGTGAAAACGGTCTTACGAGTCTGGTCTTCACCACACGCCACGAACCAGGGTGCCTTTACAGCGCGCTAAAGCATCTGTCCGACTATGGAATCAACATGCTTCGGATAGAATCCCGACCAATGGAAAACAGACCATGGGAATACTATTTTTTTGTCGATATCGAAGGCTCGACTAAAGATAGCAAGGTGCAGTCCGCCTTGGCCCATCTCGAAAAGCATACGCTTTTTTTCCGCATACTCGGATCATACATAAATGGAAAGATAGAAATAGAAAGCTGCGGATAA
- a CDS encoding homocysteine S-methyltransferase family protein — MTACPDFHAHSKRRKHKLNTLELQNKLGKEFVFFDGAMGTMLQKSGLPVGGLPEEYNFLHPEIIEDIHRQYAEAGADIITTNTFGANELKLAESNYSVEEIIHQAIALAKNKSNGSLVALDIGPIGQLLEPIGDLSFERAYDIFKRQVLAGVSGGADLILIETVSDLHELKAAVLAARENSNLPIFATMTFQRDGRTLTGTDPSTMAHVIGRLGVAALGVNCSLGPSELKPIIEAMSKATDVPIMVQPNAGLPKFHNGVTSFDISADDFAEEMASLVAAGASVLGGCCGSTPEFIIKMQKKVATLRPVSIKAEKATVVCSSTKTVQIGEDPVLIGERINPTGKKLFKEALKRGDFDYVVTEAILQKEAGAAILDVNVGIREIDEREAMIKAIKEIQDVLDTPLQIDSTKPAVLEAALRICNGKPIINSVSGEENSLRTILPLAKKYGACILGLTLDEKGIPKTAEDRIKVADKIIRRALKAGIPREDILIDCLVLTASAQQKEVIETIKAVTEIKRLFGVKTVLGISNVSFGLPGRDLINSTFLAMALSAGLDAPIVDPLSPGIQNIVKTYRVLSGKDENARDYLASFTDEPSIAPSSSDISQKSLKQIILEGHKGAVKEKTLEMLQTVDAMEIVNDHLIPALDYVGEQYEKRILFLPQLIRSAETVKSSFEILQEHLSKDGRPRLTKGRIILATVKGDVHDIGKNIVKTLLQNYGFEILDLGKNITPEAIVEEAIKNDIKLVGLSALMTTTVDTMAETIKLLNEKHPSCHTFVGGAVLSPELSRQIDADYYGKDARAAVSIAQDFFK, encoded by the coding sequence ATGACTGCATGCCCGGACTTTCATGCCCATTCAAAAAGGAGGAAACACAAATTGAACACTCTTGAACTCCAAAACAAACTTGGAAAGGAATTCGTTTTCTTCGACGGAGCAATGGGCACAATGCTTCAAAAATCCGGTCTACCAGTAGGCGGACTACCCGAGGAATACAATTTCCTTCACCCGGAAATTATAGAAGACATACATCGGCAATACGCGGAAGCCGGAGCTGACATCATAACAACCAACACCTTCGGAGCCAACGAATTGAAGCTTGCCGAATCCAATTATTCAGTGGAGGAAATTATTCATCAAGCCATTGCTCTGGCTAAAAACAAATCCAACGGAAGCCTAGTAGCTTTAGATATCGGTCCTATCGGGCAGCTTCTCGAACCAATCGGCGATTTAAGTTTCGAAAGAGCCTACGATATCTTCAAGCGTCAAGTCCTTGCCGGGGTTTCCGGCGGCGCAGACCTGATACTCATCGAAACCGTCTCAGATCTTCATGAACTTAAGGCCGCAGTATTGGCCGCGCGCGAAAACTCAAATCTCCCAATTTTCGCGACAATGACATTTCAGCGTGACGGGAGAACCTTGACAGGAACCGATCCTTCTACAATGGCTCATGTAATAGGACGCCTTGGAGTTGCGGCTCTCGGAGTCAATTGTTCCCTGGGACCTTCGGAACTAAAACCCATCATAGAAGCCATGAGCAAAGCTACCGATGTGCCTATAATGGTCCAGCCGAATGCAGGACTCCCGAAGTTCCATAACGGAGTCACCTCTTTCGATATATCGGCGGATGATTTCGCCGAAGAAATGGCTTCTCTTGTAGCCGCCGGAGCTTCGGTATTAGGTGGTTGTTGCGGCTCTACACCTGAATTCATAATAAAAATGCAAAAGAAAGTCGCTACTCTTCGCCCTGTTTCCATAAAAGCGGAGAAAGCAACTGTTGTTTGTTCTTCAACTAAAACCGTTCAAATAGGCGAAGATCCCGTTCTTATAGGCGAAAGAATAAATCCCACAGGCAAGAAACTTTTCAAGGAAGCCCTAAAAAGAGGCGATTTCGACTATGTTGTGACAGAAGCGATTCTGCAAAAAGAGGCCGGTGCAGCCATTTTGGATGTCAACGTAGGCATACGCGAAATAGACGAGCGCGAAGCAATGATCAAGGCCATAAAGGAAATCCAAGACGTATTGGATACCCCTCTTCAAATAGACAGCACAAAGCCTGCGGTACTCGAGGCGGCTCTACGCATCTGCAATGGAAAACCCATTATCAACTCCGTAAGCGGAGAGGAAAATAGTCTGCGCACCATACTCCCACTAGCCAAGAAATACGGAGCATGCATATTGGGCCTGACTCTTGATGAAAAAGGAATCCCTAAAACGGCTGAAGATCGTATAAAAGTAGCCGATAAAATCATTCGTAGGGCTTTAAAAGCAGGTATCCCGAGAGAGGATATTCTCATAGACTGTTTGGTGCTCACAGCCTCGGCCCAGCAAAAGGAAGTTATTGAAACAATAAAAGCCGTCACAGAAATAAAGCGGCTTTTCGGTGTAAAAACAGTTTTGGGAATAAGCAATGTCTCCTTCGGACTGCCGGGAAGAGACCTTATAAACAGTACATTTTTGGCTATGGCTCTTTCAGCCGGACTTGATGCGCCCATAGTAGATCCATTATCGCCGGGTATTCAAAATATCGTAAAAACATATAGAGTACTCTCCGGTAAAGATGAAAATGCACGCGACTATCTGGCTTCCTTCACCGATGAGCCATCAATAGCACCTTCATCATCAGACATCTCCCAAAAATCGCTTAAGCAAATCATCTTGGAGGGCCATAAAGGCGCAGTCAAGGAAAAAACACTTGAAATGCTTCAAACTGTCGATGCAATGGAAATCGTCAATGACCATTTGATTCCGGCGCTTGACTATGTCGGTGAACAGTATGAAAAGCGGATTCTTTTTCTGCCCCAGCTGATTCGTTCGGCCGAAACCGTGAAGAGTTCTTTCGAGATTCTGCAAGAGCATCTATCAAAAGATGGTCGGCCTCGGTTAACCAAGGGACGCATTATTCTTGCCACAGTGAAGGGTGATGTGCATGATATCGGAAAAAATATTGTGAAGACGCTTCTTCAAAACTACGGCTTCGAAATACTCGATTTAGGAAAGAATATAACCCCGGAAGCAATTGTAGAAGAAGCCATAAAAAACGATATTAAATTAGTTGGACTCAGCGCCCTTATGACTACAACTGTAGATACGATGGCCGAAACCATCAAATTGCTTAATGAAAAACATCCATCCTGCCATACCTTCGTGGGCGGAGCCGTTCTAAGTCCGGAATTGTCCAGACAAATCGACGCCGACTATTATGGTAAGGATGCCCGTGCCGCAGTTTCAATCGCGCAAGATTTTTTTAAATAA
- a CDS encoding methionine synthase, whose amino-acid sequence MNIDKQEIRRYLGYGKKIADTQTETLIDLCLLKFKKQIMPLHVHRTFPLHLERSSVIVKAENFALEGESIRNHLADSKYCVIMAATLGPKMDKLIRYIGRTDLSEALVMDAVATTAIESFCDEIENSIRLDAGKNNLFATHRFSPGYGDFPLTIQSSLLRVLDAQRSIGLATTENMILIPRKSVTAIIGLQEKPADEKIRNCNDCMPGLSCPFKKEETQIEHS is encoded by the coding sequence ATGAATATCGACAAGCAAGAAATTAGAAGGTATCTCGGATATGGCAAGAAAATAGCCGATACTCAAACAGAAACCCTTATCGACCTTTGCCTTTTAAAATTCAAAAAACAAATAATGCCATTGCACGTTCATAGAACTTTCCCCCTACATTTAGAGAGGTCATCCGTAATAGTCAAAGCTGAAAATTTTGCACTTGAAGGCGAATCCATCAGAAATCATTTGGCCGATTCCAAATATTGCGTGATAATGGCCGCCACCCTGGGTCCTAAAATGGATAAATTAATCAGATACATAGGACGCACAGATTTGTCTGAAGCATTGGTCATGGATGCGGTGGCTACAACTGCTATTGAATCTTTCTGTGACGAAATAGAAAACTCCATAAGGCTGGATGCGGGGAAAAACAATTTGTTTGCAACCCATAGGTTTAGTCCCGGTTATGGAGACTTTCCTCTGACAATCCAGTCTTCACTTTTGCGGGTTCTCGATGCGCAGCGGAGTATCGGCCTTGCAACCACAGAAAATATGATACTGATTCCCCGCAAATCCGTAACTGCCATAATCGGACTTCAGGAAAAGCCTGCCGATGAGAAAATCCGTAATTGCAATGACTGCATGCCCGGACTTTCATGCCCATTCAAAAAGGAGGAAACACAAATTGAACACTCTTGA
- the metF gene encoding methylenetetrahydrofolate reductase [NAD(P)H]: MKIKDLYIQKKPVISFEIFPPKKNTPIDTVYDTIEALKDLKPDFISVTYGAGGSTARTTLELASTIRNKYKVETLAHLTCATSTKNEITDVLKNLSKNGIQNILALRGDLPSDKNFNFPNPLHYNHASDLVTHIRNHGDFCVGGAVYPEGHTECENIETDLAHVKRKVDSGTDFLISQLFFDNELFYDFLNKARQTGIDVPISAGILPVLSKGQMDHIIKLSGCNLPPKFTRILDKYEGNPEALKEAGTAYAIEQIIDLLSWGVDGIHLYTMNKPKTTRKIIDSISSIRDALTKEIA; encoded by the coding sequence ATGAAAATAAAAGACCTGTATATACAGAAGAAACCTGTTATTTCTTTTGAGATATTTCCACCTAAGAAAAACACGCCTATAGATACGGTCTATGATACAATTGAGGCGTTGAAAGACCTAAAGCCCGACTTTATAAGCGTAACCTACGGAGCCGGAGGCAGCACTGCAAGAACTACTTTAGAACTGGCCTCAACCATACGAAACAAATACAAAGTGGAAACTTTAGCCCATTTAACATGCGCCACATCGACAAAAAATGAAATAACCGATGTATTGAAGAATCTAAGCAAAAACGGCATTCAAAACATTCTCGCGCTCAGAGGCGACTTGCCGAGTGACAAGAATTTCAACTTCCCGAATCCCCTTCACTACAACCATGCCTCGGATTTAGTAACGCATATTCGCAATCATGGTGATTTCTGTGTAGGTGGAGCTGTCTATCCGGAAGGCCACACCGAATGTGAAAATATAGAAACTGACCTTGCTCATGTAAAAAGGAAGGTTGATTCCGGTACCGACTTTTTAATCAGCCAGCTCTTTTTTGACAATGAACTTTTTTATGATTTTCTAAACAAGGCCAGGCAGACAGGCATAGATGTTCCAATTTCAGCAGGAATACTCCCAGTTCTAAGCAAAGGCCAAATGGATCATATTATCAAACTCAGCGGATGCAATCTTCCACCCAAATTCACAAGAATTCTGGACAAGTATGAAGGCAATCCCGAAGCCCTAAAAGAGGCCGGGACCGCCTACGCAATCGAACAAATCATCGATTTGCTTTCATGGGGTGTAGACGGAATCCATTTGTACACAATGAATAAACCAAAAACGACACGTAAAATCATCGACAGCATCTCATCTATCAGGGATGCCTTAACCAAGGAGATTGCATGA
- a CDS encoding UPF0280 family protein — translation MYEERTYRRMMQSEGLKNFTVVEGESDLHVSANRNLEKITRSTLINTRRQLLEYIKLHPDFHHSLVPINVDAMAPPIIHRMAKAAKIANVGPMAAVAGAVAESVGISLLPYSKEILVENGGDLFIKSERTKKVLIHAGDSPFSEKLALSIKPSSFPLGICTSSGKIGHSLSFGNADGVVAISQNICLADAAATAIANRVKTSDDIKNALSWGKALPGICGLLIIIDNQLGTWGDLVLTRP, via the coding sequence ATGTATGAGGAAAGAACTTATAGGCGAATGATGCAATCCGAAGGACTAAAAAATTTCACTGTTGTGGAAGGAGAATCGGACCTGCATGTTTCTGCCAATCGAAATCTTGAAAAAATCACCCGATCCACTCTTATAAATACGCGCAGGCAACTTTTGGAATATATAAAGCTACATCCCGATTTCCACCACAGTCTCGTGCCGATTAATGTCGATGCCATGGCTCCCCCTATCATTCATAGGATGGCAAAGGCCGCGAAAATCGCCAATGTAGGCCCAATGGCAGCCGTAGCAGGCGCGGTGGCTGAGTCTGTGGGAATTTCTTTGCTTCCATATTCAAAAGAAATCTTGGTGGAAAACGGAGGAGATTTGTTTATTAAAAGCGAAAGGACAAAAAAAGTGCTGATTCACGCCGGAGACTCTCCCTTTTCCGAAAAGCTGGCTCTTTCTATTAAACCTTCGAGTTTCCCATTGGGAATCTGCACTTCATCCGGCAAAATCGGACACTCTCTAAGTTTCGGCAATGCCGACGGGGTCGTTGCTATTTCTCAAAACATATGCCTTGCAGATGCAGCCGCCACGGCAATTGCAAATCGAGTGAAAACCAGTGACGACATAAAAAACGCCCTTTCATGGGGCAAAGCTCTTCCGGGCATATGCGGACTGCTAATTATCATTGACAATCAACTGGGTACATGGGGCGATCTCGTTTTGACTCGCCCCTGA
- a CDS encoding 4Fe-4S binding protein: MKEKWFLTFPPELTEEPVTYTLIKNYDLRINILRASIGLNVTGNLLILIDGTPNAISEALTWLKTTGINVDSGDSQIIWNDELCVHCGACTAVCPAKALSLDPKTWLLSFSPEKCLACGHCIPACPLGAITNQKRRENV, encoded by the coding sequence ATGAAAGAAAAATGGTTTTTAACATTCCCCCCCGAATTGACCGAGGAACCTGTCACATATACCCTCATCAAGAATTATGATTTAAGAATCAATATTCTCAGGGCGTCTATAGGTTTAAACGTAACGGGAAATCTACTCATTCTCATCGACGGAACCCCTAATGCAATATCCGAAGCCTTGACCTGGCTAAAAACTACCGGCATAAATGTCGACTCGGGAGATTCCCAAATTATTTGGAATGATGAACTTTGCGTTCATTGCGGCGCATGCACCGCAGTATGTCCAGCAAAAGCTCTGTCACTAGACCCGAAAACTTGGCTTTTAAGCTTTTCCCCCGAAAAGTGTCTGGCATGCGGACACTGCATCCCTGCTTGTCCTCTTGGAGCAATTACAAATCAAAAGAGGCGAGAGAATGTATGA
- a CDS encoding homocysteine biosynthesis protein, translating into MSNKKSYEEINKKIKEGKAVIVSADEVLDIIAEKGITEAAKYVDVVTTATFGPMCSTGAFLNFGHADPPIRMTSVTLNDVPAYAGLAAVDAYIGATETSISKGIHYGGAHVICDLIDRKEVRLQASSPGTDCYPRKSIDTCITLDDINEAYLYNPRNAYQNYSAAINTSDLPLHTYMGILKSNMGNVHYCTSGQLSPLINDPYYRTIGIGTKIFLAGAQGFVSWMGTQFCSGRSRRENGLPDAPGGTLAVSGDLRSMSTEFIQPAVFEDYGISMFVGIGIPIPILDAEMMSNVSITDRDIFTNIEDYSVKRRDKPSLGTVSYEELRSGFVEIQGKKIPTAPITSLHKSRQIAELLKQQIKNGDFEITKPVAQFPLTNTLNTLEIKRKGDA; encoded by the coding sequence ATGTCTAACAAAAAATCGTATGAAGAAATTAACAAAAAAATCAAAGAGGGAAAGGCTGTCATTGTAAGCGCTGATGAAGTCCTTGATATAATAGCCGAAAAGGGAATCACCGAAGCGGCAAAGTATGTCGACGTTGTAACAACAGCCACCTTCGGTCCAATGTGCTCGACAGGCGCTTTTCTAAACTTCGGTCACGCTGACCCACCCATTCGAATGACTAGTGTCACTTTGAATGACGTGCCTGCATACGCCGGTTTGGCAGCTGTGGATGCCTATATCGGAGCAACGGAAACTTCAATATCTAAAGGTATTCACTACGGCGGCGCCCATGTCATCTGCGATCTTATTGACCGTAAAGAGGTTCGCCTCCAGGCCTCATCACCTGGGACGGATTGTTATCCTCGAAAAAGCATCGACACATGCATTACCTTGGACGACATCAATGAAGCTTATTTGTATAATCCGAGAAATGCCTATCAAAATTACAGCGCGGCTATAAATACCTCAGACCTGCCGCTTCACACCTATATGGGCATTTTAAAATCGAATATGGGCAACGTCCACTACTGCACCTCCGGCCAGTTGAGTCCCCTAATAAACGATCCCTATTACAGGACCATAGGCATCGGCACCAAGATTTTCCTTGCAGGTGCACAAGGCTTTGTTTCCTGGATGGGAACCCAATTTTGTTCCGGTCGAAGCAGACGAGAAAACGGTTTGCCCGACGCACCTGGGGGCACTCTAGCGGTCTCAGGCGATTTAAGATCCATGTCGACCGAATTTATTCAGCCTGCCGTATTCGAAGATTATGGCATTTCCATGTTCGTGGGCATCGGTATTCCAATTCCGATTCTTGACGCCGAGATGATGTCAAACGTTTCCATCACTGACAGGGACATATTCACCAACATCGAAGATTACAGCGTAAAGCGACGCGATAAACCTAGCCTTGGCACAGTCAGCTATGAAGAACTAAGAAGCGGTTTTGTAGAGATTCAGGGGAAGAAAATTCCGACAGCCCCCATCACAAGCCTGCATAAATCCAGACAAATCGCCGAACTGCTAAAACAGCAAATCAAAAACGGCGATTTTGAAATAACAAAACCTGTGGCGCAATTTCCGTTGACAAACACTCTGAACACTTTGGAAATAAAAAGAAAAGGGGATGCTTAA